Within Sulfurimonas sp. hsl 1-7, the genomic segment CAGATTGAACGTGATTTTATCTCTAAAATCGGAGCAGGATGTTCAGCGCCTGTTGCTTGTAATGCTGTAATAGATGGAGACAATGTTGTATTCCGTACTATGATCGGTTTTAGCGACGGTACAAATATTATGCAAGAGAAGATGATTAAGAAGATATCTGAGAGTCAAAATATGGGTCTTGAGATGGCAGAGCTTATGATCAACAACGGTGCATTGGAACTACTAAAAAAGGCTGAAGAGGTAGCATTTAAAGACGAGATGCCGCAAAGACTTTAAACAATGCCCTTAGATGCAAAAATAACAAATCAATCTTGGAGAGATGTTTTAGACAAGGAGCTTAAAGAACCTTATCTAAAAGAGCTAAAACAAACGCTTCTTCAAGAGAAACTACACCATACTATTTATCCCGAAGAAGAAAACATCTTTAATGCTTACAATACGACTGATTTTGATGATGTAAAGGTTGTGATACTTGGTCAAGACCCTTACCATGGAGAAAATCAGGCTCACGGGCTTGCTTTTTCTGTTTTAAACGGTGTAAAGCATCCACCTTCACTTGTAAATATTTTCAAAGAGTTACAGGATGATATAGGGTGTGAGTATCCAACTACAAGTGAGCTTACATCTTGGGCAAAGCAGGGTGTCTTTTTAATCAATGCAGTTTTAACGGTTCGAGCTGCCAATGCAGCATCACATAAAGCGATAGGTTGGGAAAAGTTTACAGATGCTACGATCAAGGCAATTAGTGAGAAAAAAGAGCATATTGTGTTTATTCTATGGGGAAAACCTGCACAGATGAAAGAGAAACTGATCGATCAAAGTAAGCATCTAATTCTAAAAGCACCACATCCCTCACCGCTTTCTTCTTACAGAGGTTTTTTCGGCTCGAAACCTTTTTCAAAAACAAATGAGTATCTGATAGCAAATAAGAAAACACCAATTAATTGGTGTTTAGAGTAAACTCGGCAACGACGGCTAAATGGTCTGAGTATCCTTTGGCTTTATGACGTCTTACTTTGCCTCGGCTCATTTGCCATCTATAGATATTTTTCCCTTTAAATAGGTATGGTTTTACAAAGCTGTGTAAAGAGTCTTCTTTATAATCTAACCCTTTGTGATCAAGCAATGCACCTGTTACCAGGATATTGTCAAGTGCTTCTTTTTTCCCTTTATATATATAGCTGTACCTATCATCTTTATCTATATCGTACCAGAGGTTGTAAAATTCATCTTCTTTGATTTTTAAAACAGGTGAGAGATCTGTTTGGTAGTTGATAGTCCCTAAAACATGATTAATCCCCGTTTTCCCATCAGTATCATTATGTTTTCTTTTACGTTTGAAAATTTTATACTCTTCATAATGGGAGTTAAAATCACCCAGAGCTATGATATTTTTATTACCTAGCTCCTGTACCCTTTTTTTGAGTGCTTTTGCATAAGAGATTCTTTGACTTTCAGGTCCCGCTTTTGACTTCCAATGATTGACAAAGATGTAGAGTTCTTCATTGTTTACTTTTAGTTTTACTTCCAGAATGTTTCTAAAAGCGTAAGCATAACCGACAACCAACTCTTTCGTATAAACAAACGGGACCTTGCTTAAAAGTGCAACTTTAATAGTAGTATTTTTAGCGTCGGCTATTTTTGCATACTGATAATAAAGTCCATCTCTTTTGAGTTGGTATCGTAAATCTTTAAACGCTTCACGAGATTCAATCTCTTGAAGAGCTATAATGTCGGCATCAATGTCTCGAATCACTTTAGAGAGGTTTTTTAGCTTTGTTTTATAGCTGTGATCGTCCCAAGCAGACTGAGAGTAGGGGATATATTCTACATATTCAGCCCCGCTTTTTTTGAGATCAAAAAGGTTTTCAACGTTATAGGTAGCTATTTTCAAATTATCACCTCCAAAAAGAGTGCTAACTACTAAAAAGATGAGTAAAAGGTTTTTCACACACCAATTCCATTTAGTCGTAGCAGTTGAGCAGTATCTGCTTCTCTACCCATCAGTTCAATGTATAAATCCTGCATAGATTTTGCGCCACCGCCGTGTAAAATAATATCACGGTATTTTAAAGCCGTTTGAGATTCAAATATACCCTCATCAACAACTGCATAAAAAGCATCTGCACTTAATACTTCAGCCCATTTGTAACTGTAATATCCTGCAGCATATCCACCTGCAAAGATGTGTGAAAATCCATTTTGAAACTTGTTGTAATCAGGAGTTGGAATCAGTGCTGTTTTTTCTCTGATCGAGTTAAGTAAGTTTT encodes:
- the ung gene encoding uracil-DNA glycosylase, with protein sequence MPLDAKITNQSWRDVLDKELKEPYLKELKQTLLQEKLHHTIYPEEENIFNAYNTTDFDDVKVVILGQDPYHGENQAHGLAFSVLNGVKHPPSLVNIFKELQDDIGCEYPTTSELTSWAKQGVFLINAVLTVRAANAASHKAIGWEKFTDATIKAISEKKEHIVFILWGKPAQMKEKLIDQSKHLILKAPHPSPLSSYRGFFGSKPFSKTNEYLIANKKTPINWCLE
- a CDS encoding endonuclease/exonuclease/phosphatase family protein is translated as MKIATYNVENLFDLKKSGAEYVEYIPYSQSAWDDHSYKTKLKNLSKVIRDIDADIIALQEIESREAFKDLRYQLKRDGLYYQYAKIADAKNTTIKVALLSKVPFVYTKELVVGYAYAFRNILEVKLKVNNEELYIFVNHWKSKAGPESQRISYAKALKKRVQELGNKNIIALGDFNSHYEEYKIFKRKRKHNDTDGKTGINHVLGTINYQTDLSPVLKIKEDEFYNLWYDIDKDDRYSYIYKGKKEALDNILVTGALLDHKGLDYKEDSLHSFVKPYLFKGKNIYRWQMSRGKVRRHKAKGYSDHLAVVAEFTLNTN